The following proteins are co-located in the Xiphophorus maculatus strain JP 163 A chromosome 8, X_maculatus-5.0-male, whole genome shotgun sequence genome:
- the LOC106700292 gene encoding NLR family CARD domain-containing protein 3-like, producing MDQCEDREEGVPPSKTTLCGEDESQSKGQRIHQRLKPEPEPEPSCVSFKSDFSKSYIIDFKSPGSPPSERVDQQSSEVPSCPSAQQHQTQLDSIFMLLEDNIVTFVKKELKKIQKVLSPDYPECSESQRDDEVLEGEDEEQRRSSRKAVMKITLNFLRKMKQETLADHLERHFAALCQHQLKSGLKKKFQSVFEGIAKVGSPTLLNQIYTELYITEGGTGEVNDEHEVRQIETASRKTHRPETTIRQEDIFKVQPGRDQPIRTVMTKGVAGIGKTVLTQKFTLDWAEDKAHQNIQFIFPFTFRELNVLKENKFSLVELVHHFFSETKEICSFEHFQVLFIFDGLDESRLPLDFYNKEILTDATESTSVDVLLTNLIRGKLLPSALLWITTRPAAANQMPPQCVGMVTEVRGFNDPQKEEYFRKRFRDKEQASRIISHMKTSRSLHIMCHIPVFCWITATVLEDVLETREGGELPRTLTEMYIHFLVVQTKVKKVKYDGGAETDPHWSPESRTMIESLGKLAFDQLQKGNLIFYESDLTECGIDIRAASVYSGVFTQIFKEERGLYQDKVFCFVHLSVQEFLAALHIHLTFINSGSDVMKETQRSKKSSLLNRSDLKSLHQRAVDQALQSPNGHLDLFLRFLLGLSLQTNQRLLQGLLTKTGSSSQTNQKTVQFIKKKISKNVSAEKSINLFHCLNELNDRSLVKEIQQSLSSGRLSTDKLSPAQWSALGFILVSSGKDLDVFDLKKYSASEEVLLRLLPVVKASNKALLSGCNLSERSCEALSSVLSSQSSSLRELDLSNNNLQDSGVKLLSAGLKSPNCNLETLSLSGCLVSEEGCASLASALTSNPSHLKELDLSYNHPGDSGVKLLSAGLKDPHWRLEALRVEPAGVPFLTPGLRKYSCQLTIDTNTVSRKLKLSEDNRKVTFVKEFQSYPDHPDRFDHWPQLLCRTGLTGRCYWEVEWRGDVDISVSYRRIRRKGDSEDCLFGWNDHSWRLSCSDDYGYSVCHNNREPRLSSSSVSNRVAVYVDCPAGILSFYRVSSDSLILLHTFNTTFTEPLIPGFMFWSSSGSSVFLC from the exons atggatcagtgtgaggacagagaggagggagtccctccctctaaaaccactctgtgtggggaagatgagagccagagcaaaggtcagag gatccatcagagactcaaaccagaaccagaaccagaacccagctgtgtgtcctttaagAGCGACTTTTCAAAGAGTTATATCAttgactttaaatctcctggatctccaccatcagagag agtggaccagcagagctcagaggttcCCAGTTGTCCGTCTGCCCAGCAGCAtcaaacacagctggactccatATTTATG ctgctggaggacaacattgtcacttttgtgaagaaagaactGAAGAAGATCCAGAAAGTTCTGAGTCCAGATTACCCAGAATGTTCAGAGAGTCAGAGAGATGATGAGGTGTTGGAAggtgaggatgaagagcagaggaggagcagcagaaaagCAGTGATGAAGATCACACTGAACTTTCTGAGGAAGATGAAGCAGGAAACGCTGGCGGACCATCTGGAGA GACATTTTGCTGCACTTTGTCAACATCAACTTAAATCtggtctgaagaagaagttccagtctgtgtttgaggGGATTGCTAAAGTAGGAAGTCCAAcccttctgaaccagatctacacagagctctacatcacagagggagggactggagaggtcaatgatgaacatgaggtcagacagattgaaacagcatccaggaaaacacacagaccagaaacaacaatcagacaagaagacatctttaaagtccaacctggaagagatcaaccaatcagaacagtgatgacaaagggagtggctggcattgggaaaacagtccTAACACAGAaattcactctggactgggctgaagacaaagcccaccagaacatccagttcatatttccattcacattcagagagctgaatgtgctgaaagAGAATAAGTTCAGTTTGGTGGAACTTGTTCATCATTTCTTTagtgaaaccaaagaaatctgcagctttgaacacttccaggttctgttcatctttgatggtctggatgagagtcgacttcctctggacttctacaacaaggagatcctgactgatgctacagagtccacctcagtggatgttctgctgacaaacctcatcagggggaaactgcttccctctgctctcctctggataaccacacgacctgcagcagccaatcagatgcctcctcagtgtgttggcatggtaacagaggtcagagggttcaatgacccacagaaggaggagtacttcagaaagagattcagagataaggagcaggccagcaggatcatctcccacatgaagacatcacgaagcctccacatcatgtgccacatcccagtcttctgctggatcactgctacagttctggaggatgtgttggagaccagagagggaggagagctgcccaGAACCCTGACGGAGATGTACATCCACTTCCTGGTGgttcagaccaaagtgaagaaggtcaagtatgatggaggagctgaaacagatccacactggagtccagagagcaggacgatgattgagtctctgggaaaactggcttttgatcagctgcagaaaggaaacctgatcttctatgaatcagacctgacagagtgtggcatcgatatcagagcagcctcagtgtactcaggagtgttcacacagatctttaaagaggagagaggtctgtaccaggacaaggtgttctgcttcgtccatctgagtgttcaggagtttTTGGCTGCTCTTCATATTCATCTGACCTTTATCAATTCTGGTTCTGACGtgatgaaagaaacacaaagatctAAGAAGTCTTCATTACTTAATAGATCTGACCTAAAATCTCTCCATCAGAGAGCTGTTGACCAGGCCTTACAGAGTCCAAATGGACACCTGGACTTGTTCCTCCGCTTCCTCCTGggactttcactgcagaccAATCAGAGACTCCTACAAGGTCTGCTcacaaagacaggaagtagctcacagaccaatcagaaaacagttcagttcatcaagaaaaaaatcagtaaaaatgtgtctgcagagaaaagcatcaatctgttccactgtctgaatgaactgaatgatcGTTCCCTAGTGAAGGAGATCCAACAGTCTCTGAGTTCAGGACGTCTCTCCACAGATAAACTGTCTCCTGCTCAGTGGTCAGCTCTGGGTTTCATCTTAGTGTCATCAGGAaaagatctggatgtgtttgacctgaagaaatactctGCTTCAGAGGAGGTTCTTCTGAGGCTGCTGCCAGTGGTTAAAGCCTCCAACAAAGCTCT actgagtggctgtaacctctcagagagaagctgtgaagctttgtcctcagttctcagctcccagtcctccagtctcagagaactggacctgagtaacaacaacctgcaggattcaggagtgaagcttctctctgctggactgaagagtccaaactgcaacctggaaactctcag cttatcaggctgtttggtctcagaggaaggctgtgcttctctggcctcagctctgacctccaacccctcccatctgaaagagttggacctgagctacaatcatccaggagactcaggagtgaagctgctgtcggctggactgaaggatccacactggagactggaagctctcag ggtggagcctgctggagtcccattcttgacaccaggtctgaggaagt attcctgtcaactcaccatcgacacaaacacagtgagcagaaaactcaaactgtctgaagacaacaggaaggtgacattTGTGAAGGAGTTTCAGTCAtatcctgatcatccagacagatttgatcACTGGCctcagctgctgtgtagaactggtctgactggtcgctgttactgggaggtcgAGTGGAGAGGAGATGTTGATATATCAGTGAGTTACAGAAGAATCAGGAGGAAAGGAGACAGTGAAGACTGTTTGTTTGGATGGAATGATCATTCCTGGAGGCTGAGCTGCTCTGATGATTATGGTTACTctgtctgtcacaataacagagaacctcgtctctcctcctcctctgtctctaacagagtagcagtgtatgtggactgtcctgctggcattctgtccttctacagagtttcctctgactcactgatcctcctccacaccttcaacaccacattcactgaacctctgattcctggatttatgttctggtccagttctggttcctcagtgtttctgtgctga